In the Pseudonocardia cypriaca genome, one interval contains:
- a CDS encoding rRNA adenine N-6-methyltransferase family protein: MNQEALMALADPSKGQYFLTAPDKLALIIDAADIRPGDKVVEIGAGVGTIAQALPRSASLTLVEFDGRLIDSLKQNVPHAVVLNADGVTLLRDGALTCDVMLSNLPHGITPSLIALLPHIEFRTAVISMSSTEPLDALAGELEYSLLTSTEGDDFTPSQPTRSILVRVNKRAAGRAS, translated from the coding sequence ATGAACCAAGAGGCCCTGATGGCACTCGCTGATCCATCAAAGGGTCAGTACTTTCTCACTGCGCCCGACAAGCTTGCGCTTATTATTGATGCAGCCGACATTCGACCCGGCGACAAGGTCGTTGAAATTGGTGCCGGAGTCGGTACGATTGCCCAAGCACTACCACGCTCGGCGAGCTTGACGCTAGTCGAGTTCGACGGACGCCTAATCGATTCATTAAAGCAGAATGTCCCTCACGCGGTCGTGCTCAACGCGGACGGTGTGACACTACTGCGGGACGGGGCATTAACCTGCGATGTGATGCTCAGCAATCTTCCCCACGGGATAACCCCGTCATTGATCGCCCTGCTTCCGCACATCGAATTCCGCACTGCGGTGATATCGATGAGCTCAACTGAACCACTGGACGCGCTAGCGGGCGAACTCGAATACTCCCTGCTGACGTCGACGGAGGGCGACGACTTCACGCCTTCGCAGCCAACCCGGTCCATCCTCGTCCGCGTCAACAAGCGCGCAGCAGGGAGGGCCTCGTAG
- a CDS encoding helix-turn-helix domain-containing protein, which produces MARPKRVPFSPHLREYRLQHGTQEEVAERIGITAEMVRRHERGISRPSPVYQRAYKELYLASEVELGLRPDPHRNEPDRTAGTAPNRDPATLRSGPLELRMATFLGNDDLADIKSSMQAMVSLDNRHGGAELTRLGGRLFRSLHESIGTGAHQPSIRKDLIATAGELAEITGWLAYDADEHDLVRRMNQEALYFTRLAGDTSIELLTLQNASMHAGFLNRPHEALDIANSVLDGSYHLTPRVRALFLIRKARALAQGGDASALQLIKEARSLYEDGTSATDPAWAWWIDERELQWHEAMCRQALGDTGQALDHFELSVEATPPHETRSQYLHRAYLLKAQTLSRSWDAAAETIKQLRPLTLQVASNRSMRIIRDALSTASEVDGNRIPGIIHDEGEHLRRVLDDSAL; this is translated from the coding sequence ATGGCCCGCCCGAAGCGTGTTCCCTTCAGTCCCCACCTGCGTGAATACCGGCTTCAGCATGGCACCCAGGAGGAGGTTGCCGAACGGATCGGCATCACAGCTGAGATGGTCCGTCGACACGAACGTGGCATCTCCCGCCCGAGCCCTGTCTACCAACGCGCGTACAAGGAGCTCTACCTTGCTTCCGAGGTAGAACTCGGTCTACGTCCTGATCCGCACCGTAACGAGCCGGACAGGACAGCCGGCACTGCACCAAATCGCGACCCGGCCACGCTCCGCTCCGGCCCACTTGAACTGCGAATGGCCACGTTCTTGGGCAATGATGACCTGGCCGACATCAAGAGTTCAATGCAGGCAATGGTGTCTCTGGATAACCGCCACGGGGGCGCCGAACTCACACGTCTTGGCGGGCGCCTCTTTCGCTCTCTCCATGAAAGCATCGGCACGGGTGCGCATCAGCCCAGCATTCGCAAAGACCTCATCGCCACGGCCGGTGAACTCGCCGAGATCACTGGATGGCTTGCTTATGATGCGGACGAGCATGATCTTGTTCGCCGCATGAATCAGGAAGCGCTATATTTTACGCGTCTGGCTGGCGATACGAGCATCGAGCTTCTTACTCTGCAGAATGCAAGCATGCATGCTGGGTTCCTCAATCGCCCCCACGAAGCTCTTGATATCGCGAACTCGGTTCTTGACGGTTCATATCATCTGACTCCACGCGTGCGGGCGCTCTTCTTGATCCGCAAGGCGCGTGCCCTGGCGCAGGGCGGCGACGCATCGGCCCTGCAGCTCATCAAAGAGGCTCGTTCCCTGTACGAAGACGGAACCAGCGCCACAGATCCCGCTTGGGCATGGTGGATCGACGAGCGCGAGCTTCAGTGGCACGAGGCAATGTGCCGGCAAGCACTCGGGGATACCGGTCAGGCCTTGGATCACTTTGAACTCTCCGTAGAGGCGACGCCTCCACACGAGACGCGAAGCCAATATCTGCATCGAGCCTATCTGCTCAAAGCTCAGACGCTGTCGCGATCATGGGATGCTGCTGCGGAAACAATTAAACAGCTTCGGCCACTCACTCTGCAGGTCGCATCTAACCGCTCAATGCGCATAATTCGCGACGCATTGTCCACGGCCTCCGAAGTAGACGGAAATCGAATCCCCGGGATCATCCACGATGAAGGCGAGCATCTACGTCGCGTACTTGACGACAGCGCGCTATAA
- a CDS encoding IS256 family transposase, with amino-acid sequence MTGEPRAGHPLGADDDAGPVTARDAVNSMIEAGLLDQLMSQVDAGELALTGDGGFLPEMIKAVLERGLAVEQTAHLGYEKGDPAGRGTPNSRNGTSPKTVATEVGDVALDVPRDRSGTFEPRLVPKGSRRTGGLDEMIISLYAGGMTVRDIAHHLQRTIGTELSHDTISKITDSVLEEVKAWQSRPLEEIYPIVYLDALVIKVRDGHQVRNRSAHLAVGVDLDGVKHVLGIWVQAAEGAKFWAGVCAELRNRGVRDVLIVCCDGLSGFPEAIEATWPQSIVQTCTVHLLRAAMRFVSYADRKKVAAALRPIYTAPTDEIARTELDSFASSSLGKKYPAAVATWVNAWERFIPFLAFPPELRKIIYTTNAIESLNYQLRKIIKNRGHFPNDDAAIKLLWLAIRDIEDKRARARAKEKGLPANERKAPGRLVEGAVVQGWKQALGSLALAYPERINPYLT; translated from the coding sequence ATGACCGGTGAGCCACGGGCTGGCCATCCTCTCGGCGCCGACGATGATGCCGGGCCGGTGACCGCGCGGGACGCGGTGAACAGCATGATCGAGGCCGGCCTGCTGGATCAGCTCATGTCCCAGGTCGATGCGGGCGAGCTCGCCTTGACCGGCGATGGTGGTTTCCTCCCGGAGATGATCAAAGCGGTGCTCGAACGCGGCTTGGCGGTCGAGCAGACCGCGCACCTGGGCTACGAGAAAGGCGACCCGGCCGGGCGTGGGACGCCGAACTCGCGCAACGGCACCAGCCCGAAGACGGTGGCCACCGAGGTCGGCGACGTGGCCCTGGACGTTCCGCGGGACCGGTCTGGCACGTTCGAACCGCGCCTGGTGCCGAAGGGTTCGCGGCGCACCGGCGGCCTGGATGAGATGATCATCTCGCTGTATGCGGGTGGGATGACCGTGCGCGACATCGCCCACCACCTGCAGCGCACGATCGGCACCGAGCTGTCCCACGACACCATCTCCAAGATCACCGACTCGGTGTTGGAGGAGGTGAAGGCCTGGCAGTCCCGCCCGCTGGAGGAGATCTACCCGATCGTCTACCTGGACGCGCTGGTGATCAAAGTGCGGGACGGGCACCAGGTCCGCAACCGGTCCGCGCACCTGGCCGTCGGGGTCGACCTCGACGGCGTCAAGCACGTGCTCGGGATCTGGGTGCAGGCAGCCGAGGGGGCGAAGTTCTGGGCCGGGGTGTGCGCCGAGCTGCGCAACCGCGGCGTGCGGGACGTGCTGATCGTGTGTTGCGACGGGCTGAGCGGATTCCCCGAGGCCATCGAAGCGACCTGGCCGCAGAGCATCGTGCAGACCTGCACGGTGCACCTGCTGCGCGCGGCGATGCGGTTCGTCTCCTACGCCGACCGCAAGAAGGTCGCCGCGGCGCTGCGGCCGATCTACACCGCCCCCACCGACGAGATCGCCCGCACCGAGTTGGACAGCTTCGCCAGCTCCAGCCTCGGCAAGAAGTACCCGGCCGCCGTGGCGACCTGGGTGAACGCCTGGGAGCGGTTCATCCCGTTCCTGGCGTTCCCACCCGAGCTCCGGAAGATCATCTACACGACGAACGCGATCGAGTCGCTGAACTACCAACTTCGGAAGATCATCAAGAACCGGGGGCACTTCCCGAACGACGACGCCGCGATCAAGTTGCTGTGGCTGGCGATCCGCGACATTGAGGACAAACGCGCCCGCGCCCGGGCGAAGGAGAAGGGCCTACCAGCCAACGAACGCAAGGCCCCGGGCCGGCTGGTCGAAGGCGCCGTCGTCCAGGGCTGGAAACAGGCCCTCGGCTCGCTCGCCCTGGCCTACCCCGAGCGCATCAACCCCTACCTGACCTGA
- a CDS encoding FtsK/SpoIIIE domain-containing protein, which produces MKDTITMTRPHRRRRTRRTCQPLSIYSPIHFGIDENGLPVEVTLMYRNLLIGGEPGSGKSSLLNTIIAHAALASDVKLWLFDGKIVELGLWRSVADVFVGNNIRHALDKLRELQAEMDLRYRQLDAVKRRKIVDTDGLDTILCVIDEIAYFTATIGTKEEQDEFRNLVRDLVARGRAAGIIVVGATQRPSADIIPTSLRDLFGFRVAFRCTTDSSSDIILSQGWAKEGYSAKNIRPEDIGVGWILAEGGLPRRFKAAYLTDAQIEAVITTALRIRGIDPAA; this is translated from the coding sequence ATGAAGGACACGATCACGATGACCCGCCCACACCGCCGCCGGCGCACCCGCCGCACCTGCCAACCGCTGTCGATCTACAGCCCGATCCACTTCGGGATTGACGAGAACGGCCTCCCCGTGGAGGTCACCCTGATGTACCGCAACCTGCTCATCGGAGGCGAACCCGGCTCCGGCAAGTCCAGCCTGCTCAACACCATCATCGCCCACGCCGCCCTAGCTTCGGACGTGAAGCTGTGGCTGTTCGACGGCAAGATCGTCGAACTCGGCTTGTGGCGTTCGGTGGCCGACGTGTTCGTCGGCAACAACATCCGCCACGCCCTGGACAAGCTCCGCGAGCTCCAGGCCGAGATGGACCTGCGCTACCGGCAGCTCGACGCCGTCAAGCGCCGCAAGATCGTCGACACCGATGGTCTGGACACGATCCTGTGCGTGATCGACGAGATCGCCTACTTCACCGCCACGATCGGCACCAAGGAAGAACAGGACGAGTTCCGCAACCTGGTCCGTGACCTCGTCGCCCGGGGTCGGGCCGCCGGAATCATCGTCGTCGGTGCCACCCAGCGGCCGTCGGCCGACATCATCCCGACCTCGCTGCGGGACCTGTTCGGGTTTCGGGTCGCCTTCCGCTGTACCACCGACTCCAGCTCGGACATCATCTTGTCCCAGGGTTGGGCCAAGGAAGGCTATTCCGCTAAGAACATCCGCCCGGAAGACATCGGGGTCGGATGGATCCTCGCCGAAGGCGGCCTCCCACGCCGATTCAAGGCCGCCTACCTGACCGACGCACAGATCGAAGCGGTCATCACCACCGCACTGCGTATTCGCGGCATCGACCCCGCCGCATAA